One part of the Anopheles coustani chromosome 2, idAnoCousDA_361_x.2, whole genome shotgun sequence genome encodes these proteins:
- the LOC131264554 gene encoding uncharacterized protein LOC131264554, whose amino-acid sequence MVIGCFGGSSKPANLEEFLRPLVTEINNLQQTGLRFGERVIPFRLRAFIADSPMRAFLKGTVNFNGLHGCLKCTAVGMSVRTAKGRKVVIDAVNAPPRTDAGFRSRAYNGHHLGCTPLEEITNFDMIEGVPVGDRLHLIDEGVTKKILNGMIDNSFNKQQFIHWLPLQRKVVSAFLEKSRLPFENKDELLGYN is encoded by the exons ATGGTGATTGGCTGTTTTGGTGGTTCAAGTAAACCGGCTAATTTAGAAGAGTTTCTACGTCCGTTAGTAACGGAGATTAATAATTTGCAACAGACAGGCTTGCGATTCGGCGAACGAGTTATCCCTTTTCGTCTTCGTGCTTTTATAGCAGATTCTCCGATGCGAGCTTTCTTAAAAG gCACCGTTAATTTCAATGGATTGCACGGATGTTTGAAATGTACAGCAGTAGGTATGAGTGTGAGAACGGCAAAAGGCAGAAAAGTCGTCATCGATGCAGTCAATGCACCGCCTCGCACGGATGCTGGCTTTAGGAGCAGAGCTTATAACGGACATCATTTAGGATGCACACCACTGGAGGAGATAACTAATTTTGACATGATCGAAGGCGTTCCCGTAGGAGACCGTCTCCATCTTATAGACGAAGGGGTCACGAAAAAAATTTTGAATGGAATGATAGACAATTCATTCAATAAACAGCAGTTCATACACTGGTTACCTTTGCAGAGGAAAGTTGTATCtgcttttcttgaaaaatctcGTCTTCCTTTTGAG